TCGACAAGGCGCCTGAGGAGAGAGAGCGCGGAATAACGATCAACATCGCTCACATCGAGTATCAGACGGACAAGCGTCACTACGCTCACATCGACTGCCCCGGACACGCCGACTACATCAAGAACATGATCACCGGAGCTGCACAGATGGACGGAGCCATCCTGGTTGTCTCGGCCGCGGACGGTCCGATGCCTCAGACGAGGGAGCACGTGCTTCTGGCCCGTCAGGTGAACGTTCCCGCCCTGGTGGTTTTCATGAACAAAGTC
This is a stretch of genomic DNA from Dethiosulfovibrio faecalis. It encodes these proteins:
- a CDS encoding GTP-binding protein, with translation MAKEKFERTKPHLNIGTIGHIDHGKTTLTAAISKSLSTEGFADFTKFEDIDKAPEERERGITINIAHIEYQTDKRHYAHIDCPGHADYIKNMITGAAQMDGAILVVSAADGPMPQTREHVLLARQVNVPALVVFMNKV